The Deltaproteobacteria bacterium genome includes the window TTCGCGGATTGGCAAAGGCGGGTTTCCCTTTGTCAAGACGCTCTTTGTTCAAGCGCCTAAAAGCATCAAGGGGGATAAATACCTCTCCTCTTACCTCCAGACGAGAGGGCGCTGTCATGGAGGCAGTCTCAAGCAGGGCCAGGGGAATCGTCCTGATCGTCCTGATGTTCAATGTAACGAGCTCACCGGTGTATCCGTCACCTCTGGTGGAGGCCTCTATCAGGCTGCCGTTTTCATACACCAACTCCACAGCCACACCATCCATCTTTGGCTCGGCAGTGTAAAGGATTTCCGTTTCTGTCTTCAGGAACCGCCGAACCCTCTGATCAAAGGCCAGCACATCTTCTTCGCTAAAGGCGTTTTCCAGGCTCAACATGGGAATGGTGTGAGCAATTGTTTCAAATTTCTCAAGGGGTGGCGCGCCCACCCGCTGCGTCGGGGAATCAAACTCAATAAGCGCCGGATACGCTGTCTCAAGGGCGATAAGCTCCTGCATCAGACGGTCGTATTGGGCATCAGAAACCTCTGGCTCGTCCAATACATAATAAGCATAATTGTGCCGACTAATAGTTTCTCTGAGTTCGGCAATCATCTTTCTGGGATCTTCGTTCATGGCCAAAAACTATGCCTCTTCCTAACCCGGACAAGCCGGAACCAAAAAAGAAAAAATTACCACGTGCTGTTCTCAAGGCGAACGCCGCAACGCACGAAAATACGTCTCTTCTCAAGGCGAACGCCGCAACACACGAAAATTCTAATACTATCTCTATTTCGTGCTTTCGTCCTTTCGCGCCTTCGTGATTATCTTATTACTTCTCCTTGACCACGGATTGGCTCATTTTTTGACATATCCTGTGTATAACCTCGGCTGCCACCTTGCGCGATCTGTTGAACCTTTTGCTTGAAAACCCGGGCATCCAGCGCAGTGAGCCAATCTCATCTGAGACCACAAGCAGCGCCCCTATGTCCACCTGACGGAACCTGGCTACGGTAAATAAAGCCGAGAGTTCCATATCCACGCCAAGCACACCCCTGTTTTGAAACAAAATGACGTCCTGCTTGGTTTCTCTGTAAGGGGCATCCGTTGACCACACAGCGCCCCTGTGAAAAGAGATCAAGCCCTCCTTGAAGCTCTGCTCAATGGCCTTAAACACAATCCCCGACGGCCTTGGGCGTGAATCAGCCACCGGGTAGTGCCCGGATGTCCCCTCCCCTATCACCGCCCTGTCAGGAACCACGAAGTCTGAAATCTGCACCACCTGTTGCAGCGAACCGCACCACCCAAAAAAGAGGATCTTTTGCGCCCCCAGCACAATTAACTTCTCAAGAACCATTGCTGCGTAAGGGGCGCCAAGCACAGGTCCGACCAAGGTGATGTCCTGATGAGACACCGCAACCGTGTACAAATTGCTCGTCAGAATTCTGGACCTTGCTCTGCCTTGGATGCCCATCGATCTCCGCATCAGGGCCAGATCTTTTTCCATGGCCACCATGACAGCGACAGGACCGATACTGGGATCGTGCTTGCCCTTTCTGGGACAAATAATTGCATCTTGCGTCATGCCTTGGTCACGGACTCCCGGTTTTTTCTTTGATCAGGTGTCTGGCCTTTTGACCCTGCCTTGTCAGGGGTTCCAGTCCTACCGGTGATCTCACGAAGAAACGGCAGCGCCTCTTGTTTGTAAACAACATCCCACACATATCGGCGCATCACATTGCGAAACATCAGGTGAGTATTTGAACATGCCAAGTATTCGACAATGCGCCCTGCAATAAACAATGGAGGTTCATCCAGCCCAAAGAAACATACACCCTCACCCAGTTCCCTAAACGGCCAGATGTCGGAGCAAGCAATGGGCAGTTTGATCATACCTGCCTCCAACAACGGCAGCCCAAAGCCTTCGTCCTTACTCGTCATAAGGAGCAGATCCGCCATAAGATAAAGGTCTCGAATAAAGACACGATCAGAAACCAGCTTTGTCTTATTGCGAAACCTGTACTCGGCCAAAATAGCGATGTTGTCCTGCAGGCCCAGTTCCTTGATCCAGTACCGCAGTCTTCGGTAATACGCCACAGCCCGTTCTTCATGAGGATCATAGGCGCCTGTGAGTACAAAAAGGACGTTATGACCCAATAACTTGATCCCTCGAATGATGTGGATGGCGAGCTCCAGGTTCTTTCGCGGCGTGATCCTTGACGGCTGCACGACCACAAGGTCCCGGCCAAACAGATCAAGTTCTTCTGATAGCATCACCGATCTTTGATCAACGTAGAAAAAGCGCACCGGATCAATCCCGTTGTGTATAACCCTCCACGAGGCATCTCCACAGTGTTTCCTGAACAACTCCTTTCGTGACTCCGAGACAGTCACGTAATGTATGTTCGGATGCACGTGCTGAAGCACAAGCCATGGGAGCCCGTTCAGATATTTCGGGGGACCGGCTTGAAAATAAGGCGAATCGTGGGCCCAACTCACCACTACCGGGCCGTCTTCCGAATCTGCAAGACGTCGCAAGCCCAGGGTCAGGGGAAGGTTAAACGGCATGTGAAGCACATTATGGGCAATTATGATATCAATGTCTCGAGACCAGTCTTTTAGAATTCCATGAATCCTGTTTGTGGGCCCCTCCAAGGCCCCTTGACGCCCCTTCTTGCATTCTTCCTGGGCCTTGATGATCCGAGCGTTTTTTGAACCCAAGACCGGTTCTATCCGTACAGGAAAATCCTTGGTGAATACCTCACCCATGCCGGCCAGCACTGAGACCGAGTGGCCCCTCCGATGAAAAACAGAGGCCTGCTGACTGAGGATCTCTTCCACGCCGCCTATAACCGGCGGGCACGAGTAGTGCAAAATCCCCAGCCGTAAAGACACCCCAGAGGTCTTGTCAGGATTGTTCACAGGCATATGTTACCGGAAAGATTCTATCAAAGGCAGAAGCTTTCTCTCCAACACCTCATATGAGAAATGCCTCTTGCCTAACTCATAATTCTTCTCGACGATCCATCCTATGTTCCCAGGTTCCAGAAATGATTTGATCCGGTCTATGAGCTCAGACGTGACAAAGGATTCAAATGAAATGACGTCAAAGCCGCATGGTTCAATATCTTCTATGAATATTGAATAGCGATTTACGACAACCGGCTTCTTGAAGTAGATCGCTTCCAGAAAGGCATTTCCGAACCCTTCATAACCTGAAGGGTACGTAACCAGATCGGCATTGTGATATGCATCTTCAATCGTGTATTTCCTGTCGCATCTAGCCTTAAAACATCTGGCTGATCCGATTTTGTCACCCACATATACGACCTCTACCCCAAGACGTTCGGCGTATTCTATCACCCGTTTGGCATAGAGACTACCCTCGTCACCGGATTCATGGGAAATTACGACTCGGGGCCGCTTAAGCTTCATCAGACTCACTAGCTCAACTGCCCGTTCAATCCACTTCCGGGGCACAACCCTTGTGGGCTGAAGGACAAAGAGATCATCATCTTCAAACTCGAGTTCTTCACGGAGTAACTTGCCGTTGGGAGGCGGTGGAGGCGGGCTTGCAAAATCAAAAACATTTGGAATAACCACATTGCTCATACCCTTCCGGAAGCTCAGTTGCCGGGAAGCCTCGGAGTTTATGACCACATGACGCATGGACCGAAGATTCGGGGGAAAGGAACACTGGAGGTGGTCGTGAACGGCGTTGATGAGAAAGCGTTTGCGTTCCCAGCTAAAATCGTGGTGGTGCGCTATGGCCGGCATTCCTGTCTCGGCTATGAGCTCTGTGAGCGCCCACCCCAGAGGAATGTTCATCGGAATGGCCAGGGCATTTTCCGGAATCAGTAAATCAATGTTAAAATGGCCGCAAAACTCGTAAAGTCTTGACTTGAGATGTTCCTTGAGCTCAGCCATCTTTGCAGAGAGCGAGGCCCTGCGTGTAGTCTTCTCAAAACACAGGGTAGTGATTTCGAGAATCTCGGGTGCTTCAAAATGGGCCACGGGTTCCAAAAAAGACCGATCCTGCGGCGTATCGAGTTCTCCCCCGAAAAAATAGCATTCATAGCCGTTTCGTTCCAGAACCTGATACCACTTGTAGGTCTCCAACGTCACGCCGTCTGTTCCGGCAATCCGTGTGGATACAAACCCGACTCTTTCCATCACGATTCTCTCCTCTTCACTGCTCGCCAGCGCGTCTTTGTGCTTGAGATCTCGCCTTAAGGCTTTCTCAGTAACCTCTTAATCTTATAGCATCATTCAGCCAGCTTGGCTATCTCAAATACGACCTGATCATAAAATCGCTGCGCGATTTTATGCAACGCGGCGCCGACTTCGCCATAGTAGCCATGGCTACGACGGCTGAATTCCCCGCTACGAAAAAAGGAAATTCCTATACTATCAAGTTATCCGGGTTAGATGCCGATACAAGGCAAGGAAAACAAGTCCCGAGTCAATGTCATTGACTTAGGCTCAAGTCAGTGTTAGTTTGTCATTTCGAGCGAAGCGCGTGCCCTGCCCGCCTTGGCGCGACACAAGTTGGAGAGTGCCTAGGAGAGAAAAACCCGGTCTGGGCCAGGGGCGCGACATGAGAATAATAACCGGTGCTATTTCAGCCGTCATCCGACTCAGGCGGACTATGGCGAAGTCGGCATATGAACCCGGTCTGGGCCAGGGAAAAATCTTGTTCTGCTTGAATTCAAAGGAGTTCTCGTCGCCAATGCTCCTCGAAATGACAGAACAAAATTCCTTAAGTTAATGGCATTGGGTCCCGAGTTGGAAGCGTTCTCAATAATTCAAAATGCATGATATGGGAAAACTCTGTTGAAAATCAAATCCTCTTTTCACTCGACTGGAATAGGGTCTTTCAAGGGGCTGGCTGCCAAGTATTGCGATATTGGGGATAGGCTCTGCGCTTATCTGGAAAGAAAGACGCCACATAGGCCTGCCACGCATTCCCGAACTCTTATTCTTTTAAAGAGGTCAGAAATCCGTTCGTGAAATAGAAGTGTCTATCCCCGTATATCCATTCTTCCTTTCTCATTTCTTGGGTTTCCAATACCACATGCCTCTTTTCAGGCACACCCAAAACCTCCTTCACCTGCCAAGTGTCCATGCCAATGACTATGCTCTTCTTATCAATGACAGCTCTTTGGAATCGTCCTGCAGGCGCCGGCAATTCAAACAGCTTTCTGTTTTCCCTTGCCAGCCACCAGCCAAAGATAAATCCCAAGACTATCAGAAAAATAACAGCCAGTTTTTTCATCACTTGTTCTTTACATTGACCCAGCCCTAACCTTTATTAAAGTTTAACATCCATCAACAAGAACATCAATCAAGATCATGAGCTGTGGTGAGAGGTGAGATGACAAGACAAAAGGCTGTTCGCGAATCAAGTGTTGAAATGGCCCAGGTGATGTTTCCCTCGATGATTTCGCTGGATGAAAACAGGAGACCCATGGCGGTTCCCAAATTTGAGCGCCAACTCTGCGAATTTATTCTTGCGTGAGCCCTAAGAGCGAAACGCGCTGGGGAGCTGAGAAAAAAGCTGAACAAGGAGTGAAGTTGTTTTTGAGCGAGCCTTACGTATCCATCAACTCCGCATTCCAATACAGATAATCAACCCAGGCATTGGGAACACTTCTCACACCGATCGTAACCATGATAAACGGCACCCAAGAGGGCTTTACGGGTTTCTTTAAGAGTCTGAAACCCGCCTCCTTCATGGTTCTACCTCCCTTGATCCGGTTACACATGCAACATGACGTGACAATATTGGTCCATTCGGTTTTTCCACCGTGCCTCTTGGGCACAACGTCATCAAAAGAAAGATCTTTCGACTCAAACTTCTGCCCGCAGTATTGGCATCGGAATCCGTCCCGGCCATAGATATTGAGCCTGGAAAACTTGATATCCCTCTTTCTGTATCTCACGAATCTAAGGAGCCGAAGCACTGACGGAAGTTTGATAGCGAAGGTTACGGAGTGGATATCCCTTTCGTACTCCTCCAACACCTCCACCTTTCCCAAGGTGAGAAGCCTTATGGCCCTTTTCCAGTCGATCACCTTCAAAGGCTCAAAAGTTGCATTCAACAGTAATACCTGCTCCATACGGCCCCCCGAATCTCTGGCTACCGTTGCTTTTCGTTTGTTTTTATAATGTACTTTGATACGTGGTGTCAACCAGAATATGGACGGAAATGTCTTAAACGAGGTCTCGATCTATCTAAATGGGAGAATTGGCACGAAACCTGAATAATACAACCCGATCAGGAGCTGTAAGTTGTGGGTGATGATCTGAGTATTAGGTCAGTATATATCGACTGTCACAAGTGTAAGCATTACTATGTCACTTGGGATAAGGACTTTCCCCATGGATGCCGCGCCATGGAGTTTAAGGGGCGAGGATTCCCCTCTGCACTTGTGCGACGGAACTCAGGGATTCCTTGTCTTTTGTATGAACCAAAGGAGCGGCCCATCAAGCGGCCTTTTTCTTAACGAGGGGATATTTGTGAGAATAAGAGTCATTATATAAGACAATCTGTACGGCTTCACAGGTTTTTGGGTTTAGAACCATCGGCCCGATAAGGTTTGCCGTCATTTTTTCAGGCGCCCCCCTGGGGATGGTGACAATGATGTAGCACTCCAAAGCAACCTTCTCGCCTTGTTGGTCCCATCCCATTGCCTGAACCGCAGCATCCAGGTCAACCTCGTAATCGGGCTTGAATAACCATCGGTTGGTAATGACAAAGGCCAGCGCGGGATCATCAAGGGACTGATACCAGAAAAAAGGGGACTCTTCTTTGTGCTGGATAAGGCAGAATCGCTTTTTGTCTGCAAAACCAAGCATTCCATGGGACATGCTAATTAGCTTTTCTTCCGGCAGTTCCACGGTCCCGAATCGCGTGGTTTCAACCTTCATACTATCCTCCCGCTCCTATTGTCACACTCATTGTTGGTTCCACACAGTTGTGCTGCCGCTGCAAAATCATTGGCTTCCACCCGTGCGGCCAAGAGGTTTTCTTCCTGAATCCTGTTATAGATCTCGCCGCGATGAACCGCTATTCCCTTTGGAGCCTCGATCCCAAGCTTGACCTGTGATCCCTTGATTTCCAAAACGCTGACAACTACATCATCACCGATGTTTATCTCTTCTCCCGACTTCCTTGTCAGTATAAGCATGCCGCCCTCCCTGGCGTCACAACCAGATATTACATGTAATTCACCAAACTCAACTGGAGAACCTTGGAAGATGCAGCCAGGGCAGCCTGGTAGGCCACCTCCTTGGCCTTCAAGTCCATGATCGCCTCCGTGATCTCTGCATCCTCAATCTTCGAAAGACTTTCGGTAGTTGCAATATCCAGATTCTGAAGCACGTTATCCTTGATCTCCATGCGGATCATCTTGGACCCTACATCGGCAATCTGGGCAGAATTGTGGTCAAAATGAGTATCCAGGTTTGTCATGGCTGTTTGAATGCCGCTGATGTCGTTGCCCTGCAGGGCTGTTTTCAAGTCCTTCAATATTCTAAAAATATCGTCACTACCGCCCGCGCCCGAAGGTTGGAACGCGGCCTGTCCGTCGCCTCCGATCTCTACTGTGGCATCTTTGCCTATCTTTATAGTAAACGGGTTGCTGTCCCCGTTGTATGTGACACTGTTGTCGCTGTTGAGCGTGAAGGCCGCTGCATCCGTTTTCGACCCGGCAAAAACATACCGCCCGTTCACCTGGGTATTAGCCAGGGAGACAACCTCTTCTAGAGTATTCTGAACGATCTCGGCCGCAGAACGCCTTTCCGCTGCCCCGGTGTTGGCGCTGGCCATCTGAACACACAAGGCCTTGGCCTCTGAAACCAGGTCCTGAACGCTGGTCTGGGCGCTTTCAGAAGCAACAAGCCAGGATTTGCCCATAGATATGTTGCGGCTCAACTGCTCAATGTTGGAAAGACTCGATTTCATGCTGAGCACCTGGGTCAGGCCCACGGGATCATCAGAAAGCTTGAGAATACGCTTTTGAGTCGCCACCACCATGTTTGCCCTGTTCAATTCCTCAGTGATCTTGGCCAGGTTGAGCTTTACATTATCGAAAATAATCTTGTTCGATACTCTCATGGCAAATCCCCTTCCATTACTTTACACCGAGCAACGTCTGCAACATCTCATCCGATACGCTAACGAGCTTGGCTCCTGCTGCAAAGGCATGCTGATACTGCATGAGCTGGGTCATCTCCTCGTCAAGAGAAACGGATGAAATGCTCTCCCTCATGGTCTTGAGTTCATTCACCATGACTTCATTGAAGGCCCTGCTCCGCGAGATACTCGACCCCTTGATCCCCAGAGAACCCACCAGGCTGTGGTAGTACTCCTCAATTGTAGCAGTGCTAGTCCCCTCAGTGTTCCCGTTGATCCTGTCGTAAGTCCATTCTGAGACGGACATGGAGGTGTATTGCAGGTCAACAATTGCAAGCGCATTGGTGTTGTCGCCAGTGGCAAAGGTCCCGTAACCGGAAGATGTTACGTCGCTGTCTATCTTGGCCGCAGCGATGTAGTCTTTGTCAGAGCCAATTACATCGTTTACACCCATGCCCCCGGCAGCCGAGCCTGTGAAAAACGTGTTGATCCCGAGCGCGGCCAGGACATTACTCGTGTCATCTGAAAACGCAAAGGTGTGGTTATTCGTAGTCGTAATTGCCAACTTCCCATCAGCGTTAACGCTGGCTGATATGTCTGGATCGAGTGCGGTAATGGCTGTTGCTATGTCGTTTAATGTGGTTACACCAGCAGTCACAGTCACAGTTGTCCCTCCCCCGTTCGCCAGAGTGTCTGTACTGTCATATAGCCAGACTTCAAACGTCCCACCACTGATCTTTTCATAGTAATCCAGACCGGAGGCAGAACTTGTAAGGGCCGCGCCCGGAGCTGAAGCGCCGTACGTACCGGTCGCCGAGCTGAAAGTGGTCAACCCAACACCCTGGCTGTGCTGCTTGTTTACAGCCCAGATGAATTCAGAGGCCAGCTCTGTCAGGTCCTGCTTGTATTTCGCCACGATTTCGTCCCGCATATCAAGCCATCCGCCCAGCTTCCCCTTGCTGATATTGTCCGTTATGTCAACCTCATTGCCGCCGGAGCCCTGCCATTTGACTGAACTCCCGTCGAGCTCAATGTCGTATCCGTCATTACCGTCAACGAGAACAACACCCTTGGCCGAAACGATGGTAAACGCCCCATTGCTCTGCTCAAAGATCTTCATGTCTATGTACTCGGCAAGTTCTGAAGCAAGCACGTTGCGCTGATCCCTCAGGTCATTAGCCGAAGCATCGATCTCCAGACCAGCGATTTCATTGTTGAGATTAGCGATTGCGGCCGTAATTTCATTGACCCTTCCTACGCCGGCCTTAACCGCGTTGGTCAAATCCGTGTTGAGCTGCAACAAATCGGAATCAATGGATTTAAATTGCTGTGAGATGAGGAGGCTATGCTCGTAGAGGGCAATCCGTTCGGCAGCACCCGAGGGATCATTTGATATATCATGCCACAAATTCCAAAACTCCCCCAGCATAGTGCTCAAACTGGTGTCTGAGTTCTCGTTAAACAGCCCCTCCATGGCCAGCATATAATTTTCCATTTCTTTGTAGCAATAAAGGCTCGATTTTTGCTGCATGACACGATTTTCAATAATCTGGTCACTGGCCCTAACGATCTCGGTTGTGTCCACCCCCCTGCCGAGAAGCACGCCACCAAAGGGCGCAGGTTTCTTTGCTTCAAACACAGCAGTCTGCTTGGAATAACCAGGCGTATTCACGTTGGCAATATTGTGGCTGGTTACGTAGATACCGTACTGCTGTGCTGCCAGGGCGTCTTTGGCAATGCTCAATACCAGTCCGATACCAGATGACATAGTTACACCTCTCTAGTGAGCAACACATTCGCCGGGCCGTTGGAATTCAGAGACCCGCAGCCATTGTAAAGGGGTTCTGCCGTATGCCCATTTGCAATGATACTGATGAGCTGATCAAGAAAATCAAGGCTCTGTTCAATAAACTGCTTGTTCTCCCGGCTCCGTTGCCGGGTCTCTGTCTTCAGGCCTACGAGAGACAAATAGGCCTTCTTAAACCGTTTACGTTCCACAGACGGAATAAGCGACAGCACTGTGGCCAGGGAAAAAGATGATACATCCATACCGTGGTCTATGGAGGCCTCGGACAGAGCGGCCAGCGCCTTTACGCGGACCGCCTCGATGCGAGGCACAATTGACTGTTTTTTATCGGAGATCTCCCATAGGGCGTCCATATCGGTCTTGATCAGGAACTCGCGTTCCTGTTTCAAACATTCCACAAGATCCTGATACAGCATGATTTTTTCATAAAACAGATCTTCAAGGCTCTTAATTGGCGCTTTCATAGGGATTTTCTCCTGTTTCGGAATCACACAAGGTTCTTATCGGATAAAATGCTTACTTGCTAAAGTTGAGGACTCGGCGCCAGACATCTTGTCATATTGCTTTGCAACTTGATCCGTCAATTTCTCATAGAGTAACTGCCCGAGTCCCATGCCTCCCCCCTTTGCCACGGACTGGGCCATTTGTTCATCCAACATCGATTTGTAAATTTTGCTCTCGTGAGAGCTGTCGAGAAGCCCGTTTTCAGGAATGCTCTTTCGCGCTGATTTCAGGACAAAATAGATAAAAATCGATTCAAAATCAGCGCACGCCTGTCTGAGCTTCGCGTCTTTCCGGTCTGTCCCTTTCAAAACAACATGGGCTCTCAGCCCTATCTCGCTTGCTGTTATGCCTGTCATGTCACTCATTGGTCGCCTGTCACTGGTCATTCGTCACCTGCCATTGGCGCCTCCTGCTTACTTCTTACTGCCATCCGAAATCCGGCATCCAACCTATTGATCACCAACCACCGACTATCTCTTTTTACATAAGCTCCAGTTTGGCATGAAGCCCGCCGGCAACCTTTATGCACCTAAAAATGGTGATCAGATCTCTTGGGGTTACTCCGATGGCATTGAGCGCCCTGACCAATTCGCCAATGGTGCTGCCACTGGGAAGCAGAATTAACCTGTTGTTTTCCTCTTGAACAGCGACATCAGTATCAGGGGCCACGACCGTCTGTCCTCCCGGCCCCATAACGACACCGTCTTCAGGTTTGAATTGTTGGGTCCCGCTTTCGAGAGGTGGTGTAGGAGCAAAGGGGGCAGGCTGAGACACGGAAGCGCGCTCCTTGATTACAATATTCAAATTACCGTGGGCCACGGCCACCGTGGAAATCCTGACATTCTCGCCCATAACAACCGTGCCTGTCTTCTCATTTAACACCACTTTCGCAACCGTGTCGGGCGTTACCTGAAGGCTTTCCAGAGCCGCAACCATCTCCACCACACGTTCACGAAACTCTTCCGGTATGCGCATCTTAACGGTCCCGGAATCAATTGTACTGGCCAGATACCGGCCGAATTTTGTATTGATTGCATTACGCACCCTGACAGCTGTTGTGAAGTCAGGATTGCCCAAGGCGATAGTAAGCTCCTGCTTGCCTTGCATAGGCACAGGGATTTCACGCTCAATCGTGGCCCCCCCTGAAAGCCTGCCCGCAGTGGGATGGTTCTTGGTCACACCTCCGCCGGCAGCGCCGCCGGCAGCAAAACCACCGACCGAGACAGGGCCCTGGGCCAAAGCATAGATCCTTCGATCCACACCACGTAAAGGCGTTAATAAAAGAGTGCCCCCTTGAAGACTCTTGGCATCTCCTATGGAGGAGACCAGCACATCAATCTTGTTTCCAATTCTCGCAAAGGGAGGCACGTTGGCAGTCAATATAACAGCAGCCACGTTTTTGACTGAAATAGCTGATTTGTCCACATGGATGCCCAGCCGTTCGATCATGTTGGCCAGGGACTGCACCGTAAAGCCTGTCCCGGACTTATCCCCTGTGCCGTTTAATCCAACGACAAGGCCGTAACCGACAAGTTGGTTGTTCCTAATGCCTTTGATCGATGCCAGGTCTTTGACCCTCGCGGCGAAAACCTCGGAAACCAAAAGCATCAGCAAGGCTATGGTGAAGCAAATTGTCTTTGACTGTGTTGCTGTTGTTTTCATATATCTAATTCCTAAAACGGCCATACCCAGTCAACTGCTCGCATGAGCCAGCCGGGACGCTGCTTGTCCGCTATCACGCCTTTGCCGGAATATTCTATCCTTGCATCCGCAACATAGGTTGACTGAATCTCGTTGCTGGTGTCAATATCTTCAGGCCGAATTATCCCGGAGATAGCAATGTGTTGGGTCTCGTTGTTAACCTTAATCTCTTGTCTGCCAAATATGCGAAGATTTCCGTTGGCAAGCACCTGTATCACTCTTGCCGTAACGTAAGCGTCTAGTTCGCCTTCGCGATTATT containing:
- a CDS encoding flagellar basal body P-ring protein FlgI — protein: MKTTATQSKTICFTIALLMLLVSEVFAARVKDLASIKGIRNNQLVGYGLVVGLNGTGDKSGTGFTVQSLANMIERLGIHVDKSAISVKNVAAVILTANVPPFARIGNKIDVLVSSIGDAKSLQGGTLLLTPLRGVDRRIYALAQGPVSVGGFAAGGAAGGGVTKNHPTAGRLSGGATIEREIPVPMQGKQELTIALGNPDFTTAVRVRNAINTKFGRYLASTIDSGTVKMRIPEEFRERVVEMVAALESLQVTPDTVAKVVLNEKTGTVVMGENVRISTVAVAHGNLNIVIKERASVSQPAPFAPTPPLESGTQQFKPEDGVVMGPGGQTVVAPDTDVAVQEENNRLILLPSGSTIGELVRALNAIGVTPRDLITIFRCIKVAGGLHAKLELM